GAAATCGTGCTAGTCAAGCAAACCACATCCTCCATCACGTTTCAGTGGACGTTCCGGAACCCGCTCGATGTACCGTACGATCTGTTCAAGGTGGAAAAGTGCTACAGCGTCAAGCGAGATAGCTGGGAAACGGTTTACTGGGGTGCGGCCACAACACTGACGGTGCGCTGCCTGGAGCAAAACCTATGCTACTCGTTCCGTGCAAGCATCCTGCACCAGCCATTTGACGGTGCCGACTTCCAGTACGCCTATCAGTCACCCATCTTCAAGGCAAGCACCCTGCCAAACATTCCCTCAACGATGGGCCTGTACCGGGCGGTGAAAAAATGTCAACCAGGTCTTGTGAAACGGCTTCTGTTCACACGCCCCGAGCTGGTCAACGTGCCCGTACACGGTGAAACATTCCTCTATCTAGCGGTTCGTAGCAACAGTCTGGAGCTGGTAAATGCGCTGCTCGATGCCGGTGCTAACATCGATTTGGGTGTGCCGGAAACGAGCGTTACACCACTTCATCTGGCAGTGTACCAACGCAACCTGACGCTGGTGCGCCATCTGATCGAGCGTGGTGCCAATTTGCACGCACAGAACTGTGTTGGAATGACCGTGGGCCACTATGCGGTGGATGCCGACGACCTGACCATGCTTAAGTACGTGCTAGCGCAGGGCATTAGCCAGGAGACGCGTGATCGCTGCCAGTGGACGTTAATCTTTCGTGCACTGTACATGCGCTCCTCGGTAGATATCGTAAGGCATCTGCTGGAACGGAAATGCCGACTGAAAGTGAAAGACCGGCTGCGACTGACACCGCTCTACTACGCTCAAATTTGGGGACAAGAGGAGATCCTACGATTGCTGAGGAGGAGACTAAAAATTTGATCTTAAGGCCACATGGCACAATAATAATCATATCTAGGGTTTCATGATGgtaattttgtaataaaacttttttttcagaaattttcaacttTATTTACAACCCACAACAAATAGTTTATGTGAGTGTTGCCGAGTGACTCGCTCAATCTAGATAGATGTAGACCCTTTTTGCATGATCTATCGATTCTAGTTTCACTCCCATCCGTTCTTCTTCAATTTTGCTTCCCTC
This genomic window from Anopheles maculipalpis chromosome 2RL, idAnoMacuDA_375_x, whole genome shotgun sequence contains:
- the LOC126558637 gene encoding putative ankyrin repeat protein RF_0381 gives rise to the protein MPVKVLSSDDWFEIVLVKQTTSSITFQWTFRNPLDVPYDLFKVEKCYSVKRDSWETVYWGAATTLTVRCLEQNLCYSFRASILHQPFDGADFQYAYQSPIFKASTLPNIPSTMGLYRAVKKCQPGLVKRLLFTRPELVNVPVHGETFLYLAVRSNSLELVNALLDAGANIDLGVPETSVTPLHLAVYQRNLTLVRHLIERGANLHAQNCVGMTVGHYAVDADDLTMLKYVLAQGISQETRDRCQWTLIFRALYMRSSVDIVRHLLERKCRLKVKDRLRLTPLYYAQIWGQEEILRLLRRRLKI